One Lycium barbarum isolate Lr01 chromosome 5, ASM1917538v2, whole genome shotgun sequence genomic window carries:
- the LOC132641838 gene encoding uncharacterized protein LOC132641838 isoform X1, whose translation MCSSITPFSLTFPPKFPFINHQDFIFPSHPFLLKTRNPKFSLSNSVSENTEKVSWNISDPNAFDEYNGWDFVEPPVIKKKKKKGLSKFLVIGMSVSLAAGLGVASYFSLYQKGFKFQFTGPFHGSHDNLEPNEAASKGEDAETAALSMESAQISETVEGVSDLDDTNAVLETSHVTTKGVTRGVLGRITIPFAVDSTQEEALFVLKKLKIIEDAVKADELCTRREYARWLVNANIQLERSRKHRIVPSVVLSGSTIAAFDDVSVEDPDFSTIQSLAEAGIIPSKLSNKEFASTPNVSEDQGVCFFPNSFLSRQDLISWKAKIEYEVMPGIDKEISRKNIGFLDVRDISSEALVELFVDLRAGEQSILRRVFGQAKRFQPDKPSTKAQAAVSLTSGRMQEYIQSELSKLEAENLSRLMAMEEIKSELLDRGEIQRIWESKMEVERSRGLEVENAYLDSVSDLEQEKILQENALAELLRQKAALDCQKQLLSSLKEEVDEMSERLACEKFKHVDEQCSLSATIHDLEVKREALLDTKSRLEAEVEALRKLRSWVEDEARKSQARVKVLEEVERRWKWEEQ comes from the exons ATGTGTTCTTCTATAACCCCATTTTCACTTACTTTTCCACCAAAATTCCCTTTCATTAACCATCAAGATTTCATTTTTCCCTCACACCCTTTTCTCCTAAAGACTAGAAATCCTAAATTTTCACTCTCAAATTCAGTTtcagaaaatactgaaaaagtTTCTTGGAATATTTCTGATCCAAATGCTTTTGATGAGTACAATGGTTGGGACTTTGTGGAACCTCCAGttatcaagaaaaagaaaaagaaag GTTTGTCGAAATTCTTGGTTATTGGTATGTCAGTGTCTCTTGCTGCTGGACTTGGTGTTGCTTCCTACTTTTCACTATACCAGAAAG GATTCAAATTTCAATTTACTGGGCCATTCCATGGGTCGCATGATAATTTAGAACCTAATGAGGCTGCTAGTAAGGGAGAAGATGCTGAAACTGCTGCTTTGTCAATGGAAAGTGCTCAGATTTCTGAAACAGTGGAGGGAGTTTCTGATTTGGATGATACAAATGCTGTCTTGG AGACAAGCCATGTTACAACTAAAGGAGTAACCAGAGGAGTACTTGGACGTATTACAATTCCCTTTGCTGTAGATTCTACTCAAGAAGAAGCtctttttgtgttgaagaaactCAAG ATCATTGAAGATGCTGTTAAAGCAGATGAATTATGTACAAGGAGGGAATATGCAAGATGGTTAGTAAATGCAAATATACAACTGGAAAG GAGTAGAAAGCATCGGATAGTTCCATCAGTCGTGCTTTCTGGTTCTACAATTGCTGCCTTCGATGATGTGAGTGTTGAAGACCCTGATTTTTCCACCATTCAAT CCCTAGCTGAGGCTGGTATTATTCCTAGCAAGCTGTCAAATAAGGAGTTTGCTTCCACTCCAAATGTTTCAGAAGATCAGGGCGTCTGTTTTTTCCCCAATAG TTTCTTATCTCGTCAAGATCTAATTAGTTGGAAAGCCAAAATAGAGTATGAAGTCATGCCAGGGATAGACAAAGAG ATATCAAGGAAGAACATAGGTTTTCTGGATGTAAGGGACATCAGTTCTGAAGCTTTGGTGGAACTTTTTGTGGATTTACGGGCTGGTGAACAGAGCATTCTTCGGAGAGTTTTTG GACAGGCAAAACGATTTCAGCCTGATAAACCATCCACGAAAGCTCAGGCAGCTGTGTCACTGACAAGTGGGAGAATGCAAGAATATATACAAAGTGAACTGTCAAAACTTGAAGCAGAGAATTTATCAAGACTAATGGCAATGGAAGAAATCAAGTCTGAGCTTCTTGATAGAGGAGAAATACAGAGGATTTGGGAGAGTAAAATGGAAGTAGAAAGAAGTCGTGGTTTAGAGGTAGAGAATGCTTATCTGGATTCTGTTAGTGATTTAGAACAGGAAAAGATTCTACAAGAGAATGCTCTAGCTGAACTTCTGAGGCAAAAGGCAGCTCTAGATTGTCAGAAGCAGCTACTTTCTAGTCTGAAGGAAGAGGTTGATGAGATGTCCGAAAGGCTTGCATGTGAGAAGTTTAAGCATGTGGATGAGCAGTGTAGTTTAAGTGCTACAATTCATGATTTGGAGGTTAAGCGTGAAGCTTTGCTTGACACAAAATCTAGGCTGGAAGCTGAGGTTGAAGCTTTGCGAAAACTAAG ATCATGGGTCGAGGATGAAGCGAGGAAAAGTCAAGCTCGTGTTAAAGTTCTCGAGGAGGTTGAACGAAGATGGAAATGGGAGGAGCAATAG
- the LOC132641838 gene encoding uncharacterized protein LOC132641838 isoform X2, whose product MCSSITPFSLTFPPKFPFINHQDFIFPSHPFLLKTRNPKFSLSNSVSENTEKVSWNISDPNAFDEYNGWDFVEPPVIKKKKKKGLSKFLVIGMSVSLAAGLGVASYFSLYQKGFKFQFTGPFHGSHDNLEPNEAASKGEDAETAALSMESAQISETVEGVSDLDDTNAVLETSHVTTKGVTRGVLGRITIPFAVDSTQEEALFVLKKLKIIEDAVKADELCTRREYARWLVNANIQLERKHRIVPSVVLSGSTIAAFDDVSVEDPDFSTIQSLAEAGIIPSKLSNKEFASTPNVSEDQGVCFFPNSFLSRQDLISWKAKIEYEVMPGIDKEISRKNIGFLDVRDISSEALVELFVDLRAGEQSILRRVFGQAKRFQPDKPSTKAQAAVSLTSGRMQEYIQSELSKLEAENLSRLMAMEEIKSELLDRGEIQRIWESKMEVERSRGLEVENAYLDSVSDLEQEKILQENALAELLRQKAALDCQKQLLSSLKEEVDEMSERLACEKFKHVDEQCSLSATIHDLEVKREALLDTKSRLEAEVEALRKLRSWVEDEARKSQARVKVLEEVERRWKWEEQ is encoded by the exons ATGTGTTCTTCTATAACCCCATTTTCACTTACTTTTCCACCAAAATTCCCTTTCATTAACCATCAAGATTTCATTTTTCCCTCACACCCTTTTCTCCTAAAGACTAGAAATCCTAAATTTTCACTCTCAAATTCAGTTtcagaaaatactgaaaaagtTTCTTGGAATATTTCTGATCCAAATGCTTTTGATGAGTACAATGGTTGGGACTTTGTGGAACCTCCAGttatcaagaaaaagaaaaagaaag GTTTGTCGAAATTCTTGGTTATTGGTATGTCAGTGTCTCTTGCTGCTGGACTTGGTGTTGCTTCCTACTTTTCACTATACCAGAAAG GATTCAAATTTCAATTTACTGGGCCATTCCATGGGTCGCATGATAATTTAGAACCTAATGAGGCTGCTAGTAAGGGAGAAGATGCTGAAACTGCTGCTTTGTCAATGGAAAGTGCTCAGATTTCTGAAACAGTGGAGGGAGTTTCTGATTTGGATGATACAAATGCTGTCTTGG AGACAAGCCATGTTACAACTAAAGGAGTAACCAGAGGAGTACTTGGACGTATTACAATTCCCTTTGCTGTAGATTCTACTCAAGAAGAAGCtctttttgtgttgaagaaactCAAG ATCATTGAAGATGCTGTTAAAGCAGATGAATTATGTACAAGGAGGGAATATGCAAGATGGTTAGTAAATGCAAATATACAACTGGAAAG AAAGCATCGGATAGTTCCATCAGTCGTGCTTTCTGGTTCTACAATTGCTGCCTTCGATGATGTGAGTGTTGAAGACCCTGATTTTTCCACCATTCAAT CCCTAGCTGAGGCTGGTATTATTCCTAGCAAGCTGTCAAATAAGGAGTTTGCTTCCACTCCAAATGTTTCAGAAGATCAGGGCGTCTGTTTTTTCCCCAATAG TTTCTTATCTCGTCAAGATCTAATTAGTTGGAAAGCCAAAATAGAGTATGAAGTCATGCCAGGGATAGACAAAGAG ATATCAAGGAAGAACATAGGTTTTCTGGATGTAAGGGACATCAGTTCTGAAGCTTTGGTGGAACTTTTTGTGGATTTACGGGCTGGTGAACAGAGCATTCTTCGGAGAGTTTTTG GACAGGCAAAACGATTTCAGCCTGATAAACCATCCACGAAAGCTCAGGCAGCTGTGTCACTGACAAGTGGGAGAATGCAAGAATATATACAAAGTGAACTGTCAAAACTTGAAGCAGAGAATTTATCAAGACTAATGGCAATGGAAGAAATCAAGTCTGAGCTTCTTGATAGAGGAGAAATACAGAGGATTTGGGAGAGTAAAATGGAAGTAGAAAGAAGTCGTGGTTTAGAGGTAGAGAATGCTTATCTGGATTCTGTTAGTGATTTAGAACAGGAAAAGATTCTACAAGAGAATGCTCTAGCTGAACTTCTGAGGCAAAAGGCAGCTCTAGATTGTCAGAAGCAGCTACTTTCTAGTCTGAAGGAAGAGGTTGATGAGATGTCCGAAAGGCTTGCATGTGAGAAGTTTAAGCATGTGGATGAGCAGTGTAGTTTAAGTGCTACAATTCATGATTTGGAGGTTAAGCGTGAAGCTTTGCTTGACACAAAATCTAGGCTGGAAGCTGAGGTTGAAGCTTTGCGAAAACTAAG ATCATGGGTCGAGGATGAAGCGAGGAAAAGTCAAGCTCGTGTTAAAGTTCTCGAGGAGGTTGAACGAAGATGGAAATGGGAGGAGCAATAG